The proteins below come from a single Ptychodera flava strain L36383 chromosome 6, AS_Pfla_20210202, whole genome shotgun sequence genomic window:
- the LOC139134502 gene encoding fatty acid-binding protein, heart-like, with protein MAFAGKWVLSNSENLDAVFDALGVPAAAREKAGVKSTVEMSKNGDVFNIKVSGEKKSVDQTFKLDEPFTETYGLHGQTREAVATNEGGKLVIKGTGSGKIDQLVETREVSGNQMIVTLTVGGVSAKRVYDRA; from the coding sequence ATGGCTTTTGCTGGTAAATGGGTTCTATCAAACAGCGAGAACTTGGACGCTGTCTTCGATGCTCTCGGCGTTCCTGCTGCAGCTAGAGAAAAGGCCGGTGTCAAATCTACTGTTGAGATGAGCAAGAACGGTGATGTCTTCAACATCAAAGTCAGCGGTGAGAAGAAGTCGGTGGACCAGACTTTCAAACTCGACGAGCCCTTCACTGAGACCTATGGTCTGCACGGACAAACCCGTGAAGCTGTGGCCACGAACGAAGGTGGGAAACTGGTCATCAAAGGTACAGGCTCCGGTAAAATCGACCAACTGGTAGAAACCCGTGAAGTGTCCGGCAACCAGATGATTGTCACCCTGACCGTCGGCGGTGTCTCGGCAAAGCGAGTCTACGACCGTGCATAA
- the LOC139134500 gene encoding fatty acid-binding protein, heart-like, translated as MAFAGKWVLSNSENLDAVFDALGVPAAAREKAGVKSTVEMSKNGDVFNIKVSGEKKSVDQTFKLDEPFTETYGLHGQTREAVATNEGGKLVIKGTGSGKIDQLVETREVSGNQMIVTLTVGGVSAKRFYDRA; from the coding sequence ATGGCTTTTGCTGGTAAATGGGTTCTATCAAACAGCGAGAACTTGGACGCTGTCTTCGATGCTCTCGGAGTTCCTGCCGCTGCGAGAGAAAAGGCCGGTGTCAAATCTACAGTTGAGATGAGCAAGAACGGTGATGTCTTCAACATCAAAGTCAGTGGTGAGAAGAAATCGGTGGACCAGACTTTCAAACTCGACGAGCCCTTCACTGAGACCTATGGTCTGCATGGACAAACCCGTGAAGCTGTGGCCACGAACGAAGGTGGGAAACTGGTCATCAAAGGTACAGGCTCCGGTAAAATCGACCAACTGGTAGAAACCCGTGAAGTGTCTGGCAACCAGATGATTGTCACCTTGACCGTTGGCGGTGTCTCGGCAAAGCGATTCTACGACCGTGCTTAA
- the LOC139134501 gene encoding sodium/calcium exchanger regulatory protein 1-like, translating to MAMAFAGKWVLSKSESFDAVGVPATAREKAGVKSTVEMSKNGDVFNIKVSGEKKSVDQTFKLDEPFTETYGLHGQTREAVATNEGGKLVIKGTGSGKIDQLTKIVTLLPLCCFQQQQQQQQQQQQQQQQQ from the exons ATGGCCATGGCTTTTGCTGGTAAATGGGTTCTATCAAAAAGCGAGAGCTTCGATGCTGTTGGCGTGCCTGCCACAGCTAGAGAAAAGGCCGGTGTCAAATCTACAGTTGAGATGAGCAAGAACGGTGATGTCTTCAACATCAAAGTCAGCGGTGAGAAAAAGTCGGTGGACCAGACTTTCAAACTCGACGAGCCCTTCACTGAGACCTATGGTCTGCATGGACAAACCCGTGAAGCTGTGGCCACGAACGAAGGTGGGAAACTGGTCATTAAAGGTACAGGCTCCGGTAAAATCGACCAACTG ACAAAGATAGTAACTTTGCTGCCTTTATGTTGtttccaacaacaacaacaacaacaacaacaacaacaacaacaacaacaacaacaataa